Sequence from the Rutidosis leptorrhynchoides isolate AG116_Rl617_1_P2 chromosome 3, CSIRO_AGI_Rlap_v1, whole genome shotgun sequence genome:
TGCAAGGGACTGACCTTACTCGTTGCTCTAGAACTTGTATAGTTGTGTTGTAGAAATTAAAAGATTAAATGGGTCTAGAGATAAAGGCAATCTTGATGCTTGTACTTCAGAGGGTTAGTCATAATTTCGATAACTTATGACTTATGATCCTGAAAACATTGATTTGTGACTGAATATTGAGTTGGAGGATTTAGAAATGAATTACATTCATCTTTGGTTTTCTTAAAGCATTATGAATTCAAGATTGACCAATTAAGCATCCTTAGGTCTAAAATTTGACTTTTTGACTTTTGAATGTCAAATGAGTTAGCTTTGACATACAATTTGACAAAGTTTTGTCTTTGGGTGACcaaaaaaggtagaaggttttgtctgttcgggctacccgggagggcgagtaatccgaccccaaaCTATGATGTACACAACCAAGCAGGATTACTCTGTCTTTGGGGTGACCACCTTAAAGTAATTAGTATTCGATCTTGTAGATGAAAATCTTAGTTGTGCGGAAATAATTTGTATGAATTTTTAAAAAGATGAGTTTTTTATGGGAAGAAGGAAGTAAATATTCAAATGTACGTGTAATCGCATGCTCCGTGTTGCCATTGTAACAACTCTCTAATATCTTTATGCAATTTTGTACCTTGTAGATTCATTTGCTCTATAAAATACCTTCGATTAAATAAAAGCATGAGCAAATGAATAATCCTTTCGGGGCTTCTAGTAGGACTGTCATATGGTAAAATTCTACCCCTTTACTGTAAGATGAAAACAACATGCTCCCTTTAACCAACTCAAGGACCAAAACTTCTTTCTGCAGGAACCAAATGTTCTAAAGCCGAGACACTCAAGTCTGTTCAAAGGTGCATTGCAATATCTAGCTGTAAGTCCCGCTTGTTCTATGCTAACATGCACTTAGCTTTAAAACAAATGTTTCCGTTTAGGCAGTAATCGTTATTCCATACCAACTTTCTTTGTTTATTTGTGTAGTTGAATGAACAACAATCGGATCTTTGGACGCCTTTGGCTAACCAAGGATGGAAACCCTGTGTCGATTCAACTTCTCCTTCATGTAAGACACGTGGATTTGAATTTGTAAtcatatattttttaatatttatttgtGTTTTTTCTTCGAATTCCCTAACGGCTTGATATTTTTTTTAAAGCCTTATTGCCAGAATCTTCAGGGTACATTCAAGTTTTTCTTGATGGAGGATTGAACCAACAAAGAATGGGGGTAGGTTATGTACATTTCACGTTCGAAATTTTGTTTAGAAACATAAGTTTCACAATTTTCTTAATTAGTTTTTACTTCTTTGATTAGATTTGTGATGCAGTTGCTGTTGCCAAAATACTCAATGCAACTCTCGTAATCCCGTATCTTGAAGTAAATCCTGTTTGGAAAGACACAAGGTTGACCATTTTTTTTCAACTGGCTGTCTTCCTTTGACTTGTCGAAATCTGTAATAACCAAAATTATACAACAATTTTCTTGTTAACATGTGTGTGTAATATGAATGATGCACTCGCAGTTCTTTTGAGGATATTTTCGACGTGGATCACTTCATCAATGTATTAAAGGATGACGTATCAATAGTTAGAGAGTTACCTGATGAATACACATGGAGCACAAGGGAATACTATGCCTCTGCGATTAGATCCACACGAGTTAAAAACGCGCCACTTCATGCTTCAGCTAATTGGTATCTCGAAAACGTTTCTCCAGTCATAGAAAGGTTAGTACGTATGTTTGACTTTTTGACTTTTGCTACTTATTATCTACTAAAATCTTGCTTATGAGTTCACTATTTTATAGCTATGGGATTGCTGCAATTTCACCATTTTCCCACCGGCTAGCTTTTAACAACATGCCAAAGGAGATCCAACGGTTACGTTGCAAAGTCAACTTTGAAGCTTTGACTTTCGTTTCTCACATTAAAAGCCTTGGAAATATGCTGGTCAACCGCCTCCGGTACCCTGCTGTTGAAAGCAAAGGGTACCTTCAGCAAGTTGTTGACCCAAAAGCTGGAAAAGGAGTCGGAAAGTTTGTTGCGCTACACCTTCGATTTGACAAGGTATGCACATAAAAGTTGACTTTTATAGTCAACTGGACTATGTATCCAAGATTGAGCTCCACGATCAATTTGAATTCCTATAATCTTCCATATATGAACTTATTACTATCTTGGACTATATCAAATATATGTACAATTTCTCTATAACTCCAAATTTTATATACCTTTATGGATCTTTTGTATGTTATTAATTGTTTGCTTGAAGCAAAACAATATTTGATGAACTTTAATGTTCAGGATATGGCTGCGCATTCAGCATGTGACTTTGGTGGAGGTAAAGAAGAGAAAAAGGCTCTGGCTAGATACCGAAAGTCCATTTGGCAAGGACGGGTCTCGAATTCTCGGTTCACCGATGAGGAGTTAAGAAACCAGGGTCGTTGCCCGTTGACTCCAGAAGAAATCGGTTTGTTGTTGACTGCTTTGGGCTTCGATAATAGTACCCGTTTGTATCTTGCTTCTCATAAGGTAACACTACATTCTAACTAAACTTTAATCTGAATAAAAAAAAAGAATAACCTTTAATTTCTGAGTGTCAAGTTTGAATCTTTCCAATTGTGATACAGGTGTATGGCGGTGAAGATCGAATCTCCGCTTTAAGGAAACTGTTtccacaaattgaagacaaaaagagcCTTGCATCGGCTGTAGAACGGGCCCAAATTAAAGGGAAAGCTTCTTTATCGGCTGCTGTTGATTACTATGTCAGCATGCATAGTGACATCTTTGTTTCTGCTTCTCCTGGCAATATGCACAATGCAGTGGTACTTAAATATATCAACATATATATTTGAACGAAAATGTGACTGGACTCGGAAGAAATTTTATACTATTTGAACATGGTGGTGCGTGTAATTATTGACGTACTCTAAAATCTTGAATTTTGACAGGTGGGTCATCGTACATACCTGAATTTGAAGACCATAAGACCAAATATGGCGTTGCTGGGCCAGCTTTATATGAACAAGAGCTTGAATTGGTCTGATTTTCAAGAAGCAGTGTTGAAAGGTCAAAGAAACCGGCTAGGTGAGATCAAGGTGCGAAAAGCAAAACAATCCATATACACATACCCTATTCCTGATTGTGTGTGCCAACAAGATCAAGACGCGTGCTCCATATTTATGTAACGAAACTGAACATCGTAGGGTGGTTGTTGCTACTCGTCATGCGCCATGATCAAATAAAttgcaaaatattatatttttttctCTCCTATGTTGTTGTGGTATGAATAGGGATGGTCCTGAATGTTGTGTGTCATTATAGTTGTACCATTGTAGGTATTATGAGAACGATAATATGATAATAAATGTGTTTTACGTCTAGAGAGGATACTGTAACATATATTGTTGAACTACTGCTACAAATTTGTTCTTGTAATCGATCTGTTGGTTGTTGCAGGCTTTCAGTATTATACCATGTCAAAACAAAACTTATATTATAATCACATTTTGTACACATATTGCAAGTTCACAAAAGGCGCGCAATATGGGTTAAAGTGAATTCAATACAGCAGTTATGTTATTTCAACAACTAGATTCGTACAATTTACGTGTGAAAAAGAAAATTAGAAACACAAAATACAACATTGGTTATATGAAAAAAGCTACATTAGTCTAATAACTGTAGCTAACCGTTGAGAGTTCTTAACGGTGATCGCTCATCAACATTGTCTTCTACCATGTTTCTTTTGGGAGATTGAAACAGATTCAGGTTCTCTTTCGCAGGGTCAAATTGGTCATTCAACTCAGCATGGCCCGGACGATTATCATCAAAACTCGACATTATATTCCTCAAAGTTCCTATCACTTGCCCATCTTCGTTTGATAACTTATGAATCCATTGGGATGCATTACCGATAATATCCATCAAGTTTTCATTCTCTGATGACACCTTTTTAACAGTTAACCAACAATTCTTCACAAATTTAACTTGTTTTTCCAAATCTTTCTCCAATTCTTTGATAATCAAACTCTTTTCTTGAGCTTCAATCTCCTTGATGAACACCGCTGTCCGTGTCTTCTCCCAAACTTCATGAAAAACATTCATATCTGCCTGCATTTTTTCCAGTTGAGAAGAAAACGAATCGCTCGAATGATCCAGTTCTTCCTCCAAACAACTCATAATCTTCTCGAGTTCATTCATTCTTTGATCTTTCCCATCTACAATCAGCTTGAAATTCTGCTTCTCAAACTCATGAATTCTCTGATATTCTAACTGTGCAAGAATGGCAGCTTCAAGTTCTTTTGTCACCCACTCTTGTTCCCAATTATCAAGCTTTTTATCCAATTGCAAACGGGAGTTTTGCTTCGATTCTGCAAACTTTTCTTCAAGATCGTTGATTATTCTGTCCTTTTCTTTTACAACACAAATCAGACTACCGTTTTCTTCCTTGAGATTGATTTCCATGGCTACTTGAGCCAACAGGGAAGCTTCTAATTCCCTTCTCCATTGCTGGTTAACTTCCAAACTGACTTTCAACTTTTCAGCAATCGATTTCCATATTTGTAACTCGAATTCAACTTCATTCACTTCACAATAACTCTGATCCAGTTCTTCATTTGCCTTGTCTAACAAATCATACGCATACACCAGCTCATCCTTTGTTTGCATCAGTTGTTTTTTCTGACTTTCAATTAATTTCTGCATCAAATTTTTCTCTTCATCAGTATTTGATCCAGTCTCCATAAGTGTCGATTTCATCGTCACCATCATCAACGCAGACTCCTCTTTTTCCATTGTAAGTTGCAACACCTGAGTGATATAATCATTTAGCTCTGCTGTAATCACCTTCAAATGGGCCTCATCACTCTTAATTCTGTTTTTTGCATCATCGAGCTCACTCTTTGTTTGCAGTAATTGTTTTTTGTGACTCTCGATCTCATTTTGCAACAAACGCTTCTCTTCGTCAAAATTCGATCTGGCTTGAATAAGTATAGACTTCATTGCCACTATCATGACTTCTTTTTCCATGGCTAATTTTACCACCTGAGAGTTATAATCATCCAATTCCGTCATTATCTCCTTCAAACGGGCCTCTTTACTTTCTAGCTCGTATCTGCAACTACTCAAATCCGCAACCACTTTTTCAAACCGAGAGTTCCATTCAGCCTCTTTAACATCATGAATCTGCTCCAAAGATTTAATCTTGTTTTCGCCTTCATTAAAAGAGAAAACCAATTCTTGATTTTCTTCCTCCAATTTGGTAATCTTGCACTCTTTTTCACTAATCAACTGTTCAAGTTCTGACTTTGAATTGACCAAGTCTGAAACCTGAATCTCAAAGTCCTTTCTTCGGTTCTCTTCACAAGCCAGAGCTTGACTACACGTCTCTAATCGTCTTTTAAGAACTTCAGAAACTCGAATCTGAGAATCCATCTTCGTTTCAAGTGAAGAAGCATGGTCACGAATTGAAGATTTTTCCATATCCCATTCTTTTTCCTTTAAATGTAGATTATCTCTAATCTTTTTATAAGCTTCTTCTAAATGTTTGAACTGTTCATTCCTCCATTTAAGTTCCTCTTCAAGTTTCACTTTTTCTTCCTCCAACTTCTCAAACATgtctccattttctctcatttgTTTCGAAGTTTTAGCCATTTTGCTTTCACTGGCACACTTCTTCTGTGAAACAGACACAATCCCTTCTGTCAGAACCTCAATTTTATCCATAAAAGCACGATTTTGGCGCTCGAGATCTGAAATCTTTGCATTCGCCTCATCTAATGTACAAGTAagcttttctttctcttcttcactTTCCCGAAGCTTTGACTTAAAGTCAACACAAAGCTTATCATTTGCAGAACTGAAACTCTTGATAACATTCTCCTTCTCTTTAAGTTTACACTTGATATCTTCGAGTAACTGATTTGCAGCATAAACCTCATCAGCCTTTGTTTCTATTTCTTGAGCTTGTTGCTCGAGTTTGAGATTCAGTTCTTGAATTCTTTTGATTTGATCACTATGCGACCTCTTCAAATTGTCACAAAGATCAGATTTCACACTATATTCTGATTTCAGCTTTTCGATTTCAGCCTTCGCATCATCTAGCTCTTCATATACTTTTTCAGTCATGTTGACAACTTTTTTATAGCCTGTGACAAAACCACCATCATTAGGACAATCATTGAGCACTTGATGCATTTAAGTCCTTTTCACCAAACTTAACAAAATACAAAATCATCATTCACATTAACACTAGAGTACTAAACTACACATTATTTCGAATTCATAATATTCTAATGTCAAAGATTTGTCTGTTGTACGTCACAGTTTCAAAGAATTAGTCCAATTCGATAGATACAAATTGAATTTTTTAAGTTTGACCCCACCTCTACCTCAAGTCAAAATCAATGTTAAACTATGCTTTAGTCTCTTATTATAAAAAAGTATATCTTTCTCACTCCATATATTTCAATTAAATACAAGCATTTGAATATTAAGTGGCAAACAGTTATAGTATCATAATGTATAACGTGTGATAATATTTCAGTTTGATGAATCTATCTATAAATACCTAAAAACCCACACAAATTAAATGAGATAAAAACCCTAGGTCAAACATGAAATTAAAATGCGAATGTACGAATTTAGTGAAATTTCAGAACAAAATTAAAAGAGATATAAACCGCACCATAAGTTATGAATCAAGAACTTCATACGAGTGATTGCAGTACAAATCAAATACAGAAAATAGATACATAATTTAGGGGAAGTAAAGATGTACCTTAGGGTTGGGAGTACAGATTAATCCAATAAGAGATCAAGAATCTATAGATTATTGAACTTTAAATGGTAGTGGGATTAATCTGATGAAGAAATTTGGTGGAAATTGTGATTTTGAGTGAATGAATTTTGGGGAAGAAATCTAAAAAAATGGTGAATTGCAGGTAGCCGTTGTAACAGAATTACAGAGTACGGAGTACAATATAAtgcatttataaatataaataaaatgtgtCCCTACTGAATTTACCGTTTTACCTATAACGGCGTCGTTAGAGGCATAAACGGAGAGAGTTAATGTAGTCAATGTCATTATTTGGTTTTATGAACTTTTTTGCTGAATTTATTGCATATCATTTTGTATCGACTTTCATTTTAAGTTTATTCAAtggtttaatatatttttttttagattaATGATTTAATGATGTTTGCTTTATTAAAAGCAATATTTAATGCTAATCAATATTGGATTACACACTTTGACACACATTAGATTTCACAAAATAATTTGAATGACATGTATTTTACTATTTTAGTGCTCGTACAATAATTCTGACAATTTAGGTGGTGTTTGTTTTTCAATCTGTAGATTTTATCTTATGTTTGGACGTTCGCGAGCGTTTTTACTACACAATGTTTGTTTTTCTGAAACTATAAGATGAAATTAATGTCTTATTTTATCTGCAAATTCGCGGACTTAAAAATATGCTTTTAGGGTTGCAGACAGAATTAATTTTTGCAGGCATAAAAACAGTTTTCACAAGTTAGATACAAACCTTTATGCCACATCTTCTCTACATACGTGatccgcagatcttcagacaaaaacgtTTTAAAAAACAAACACCACCTCCACCTTAGTATAAACGGATTCCGCAAATATCATGTTCAGTACACAACACATCGTTCTGGCAAGGTTCAAAACTGAAATTTGAACATGAAACAAGACACCAAATATAACGAAGATAATGAGATTCTGTCTTTTAATCCTAATAGTTTGGCGTCGCGGAGTCTTCTTTAGATGAGAAAACTTCTTTCACCCTACACACTTCTTTAGCCTCCCCACCTTAAATGGGTTGGGCTCTACTTCGTAAATGAAATTCATAAAAGCCCGTTGCAACCACGTTTTGAAGAAAGTCAGGCACACATCGCTTTCTTCTTCAATCTCTCATTTGGATAGAGGACTACTTCTAACATGTTTAAATCTCCCATAGGCCTATTACTCAAAATTGAGAAGATTTTAGAAAGGCTAGAACTAGTGTTTGGTTTTATTGTCCCTCATCAACCAAGTAAGCAGAAGCCATTGGGTCAGAAGACGGTAATCTTGAGGTCTCTGATATTTGGGAGTAAATCAAAGAAGCAAAAGCCTTCCGTTTTCGCTTTTACAGGCCATCAAAACAAATTCAGTGCATGCAATGATACAAAGGTGCTTGCATGCAAGTCTTTCCACTGGGTTGCAAATCGAATATCTCCGAGTTTATAAACAAGGAACCTTATGTATAGGACAACTGACATGAAGTTGATTGTACAAAAAGTTAAGATCCACAATTTACATAAACGTATACTGTACAAATACAAAAGCACCATTATTGGAGAATCTGACAGCTTTTCGAGTGCTTTTGAGAAGCCCCTCAATATTATCCTTTTGTTGCTGATGCAAATGACACTTCCGAAACCACCTTAGCTCCCCTGCCCTTTGCCATGTAAAGCCCAACATGGTGCATGAGTTCCTATTGCAGTATGCAATACATATCAGTACAAAACTGGACCGAACATTATTAACTTTTTAAGTATGTCAACGCTAAAAACATACTGTCGAGTAGTGTACCTGAGGGTGAGCAAGTGCACCAGGAATACCATTAGCAACATGTGGTGGTAAATCGTAAGTTGCACAGGCACCGGAATAAACAATCACATTCTTTAAGGGCGTTAAAAGACCGCGGTTTCTTGCAGAGAGTACGGAACACACAAAGTCCAGTACACATATATCTGTGCATATCCCTACAACTAATATCTGAAAAATGTACATATTATTAGACAATACGTTAGGCCCAAGTTATGTATTATGGGCTTAGGGTAATATATAAAGATGAACATTACACTTACATCTTCAATCTGGTGTTTTGTAACCCAATCGACAAACACATTAGATCCATCTTTATCGAAAGAACCAAGAAATCCATCAATGCAGCCTTTACATCGAAGTGTCACATTTGATTCATTTTCCAACCATTGCAGATCTACAATATTACAAGCGTTAATCATAatgaaaagcttgaaaatatgTAATCAAACAAGCAACATTTTAAGTTGAATCATTACCAGGAACCAATTTGGCTTCATCTGTCCCTGCGATGCAATGTGGAGGATACGGTGGCTCAGGGACATCGGGGTGATGCGTATCAAGAAACGCAAACACTGGCCACTTTTTTTCACAAAAGATTCTAGCAAGTTTTGTTGACTCGTCAACCATTTTTGATATTTGTTTATCAGGTACTGTTGGAGCCTATACAAAAATAACAACATTAGCATGATGAATTTAGCATCACCTCTACTACATATTGATAAACAACATTAAAAATAAAAACTTCAGTGCATAGTTTTCATGATTATCTTGTACTTCACCTAATTGGTGTGccataatattttttatttattacttcgTATTATTCATATAAACTCACTGTAAAAATCACGAATAAACCTTTTCAGTATTGCGTCATAATCGAATTGATTGTTCAAAATCCATTGAATCGGTCAAAATTGGTAgcagtttatattataaattagaATTAATGGTTTGGATTATTCGAAATTATGTTTTACTCCGTAACatataattttgaaatttattatttactcgtatatgtatatattcaaTCCGATTGATCCCTATTTGGCCAATGAATCATATATAAGTCTCCGGTATTTGTAAACTATACTAACAAATAACAACGACATTGAATATCAAACTGTATTATCAATTTATCACATACTACTGCAATTTAACATTTGAGGTATCAATTCATTCAATTCATTATCAAATATAAAAAAGTTGAAGTAAATTTAACTATACATATAATCATGTATATGTACATACCAAAGGACCAGCACCGACGGTACAGAAACCGTTAACGATATCTACGAGCACGAGACCTGTACGGACGTCACCGGATAACACTGCAGATTCAGCATCTACCGGTAGCTCATTCTTCAACAGATCTATCGCCGTTCCCATCACCATTTGTTTACAGATAGTTAAAGCTGACTTTTTAAAAAAGCAAAGCTTTATCAACTGATATATTTATTGGAGGTCTCTATCAAATTATGTGTGAATATTCAATAGTCAAACGAAAATTTGTGCAGATTTGTTATATCACGATCTTTTAGACTTACTATATCAAGGGGTTTATTTACAGATAACTCCCCTTGAGATTTGGAAAATGCCTAATTAGTCCTTCACGTTTGCTTGTTAGGTTGcttttttcgtacacttagaaataTTGTTTGTTTATAAATTATATTGACATGATAACTAGAAAAGATAATGATAATTGATTTACCTCCACATTTTGGAATAAAAGAAATTAATAGTTTTTGTTACTTCATGTTTTGCAACAAGTATTGAAGTTGGTTGTAAACTCTTTTAAAATAAAAAACCAATAAAAATAATTGTTTTATAGATAAATTAACAAACATTAATAGAAGATGAAACTAAAATAATCAAGTATCAATTCTTGTTATCAGTGTTCCGGCAAgaagtaaacatttaacatgtttTCAGTAATATACATGGTTATATGTCATGTATAATCATTTTCTAATAAGGAATTAAGCTTAAAAGTCTTATTATTGTTAAGATCCGAGATTTATCGCTTATCATCAACAAATCATTCGAGAGTTTTCTTCCTAAAAGTTTGTATGTGCTTGAGAAGAGATACTTTAATGGAGTTATATTCAAATTTGTTTTTCTTAGAATCGCAACTTTTGTTATGACTTCTAGCAAGAAACTAGAAGCAAACAAAAACTACAATTACAATAGCTTGATTAGTCAATCGTTCAAAGAAACATGATCTTTAGATCTACTACATAACCAAACATAAGAAAAGTGTCTAATATAATCAACTATCTCAAACTTTTTCACCCTATTCTTCGAAAAGATCACACCATTACCGAATCACCAAAGCACCCAAAGCAAAGTTGATCTATAACGTACATCCGATTCTTGATATTTGATGGTGCGGCCCAATGATCAAACCAATCCAACAATTCAGCCCAAGATGAGAACCGATCTATAACTCAATTTTTAATACATAAACACTTTTTCCTTCATATTGTATGTTATTTGTTTGTTATCAATACCGTGGCACATTGCCAATTGTAACGACATTCTATTCATCAAGGTTTATGATGTAAACCGGTAACTCACAATTTCCGCTTTCTCaactataatatttcattttattcgTTAGTTCTTTCTTTGCAAGTTGAATGATAAATTTAGGGttgttaatgaactcaccaaaaatTGAGGACGTAATATGACATTCAACAGAAATCAAGGACCATAACTTAAAAAACACCAAAACCTTATAAGTTGGATAACAAGTAGGGCCCAATTGATTGGCATGTTAAAAGACCTCATATAAACAGAGGTTCCGAGTATGACTGTTATTTTGTCGTACTTAGGGAATGGCAATTTTTTCACAAAGTAGAGGTAAATATTTTGACTgcccttatttttttttttttaaaagcagagatatatatatatatatatatatatatatatatatatatatatatatatatatatatatatatatatatatatatatatatataatttaaacaaCGAGACAAGACAAGATTTGCTATGTCCCCGAGCTATACAATATTGTGCTTACTGCTACCTTActatatttacattcatgattctaCAAATATTCCCAAAATCGTAAAGAGAAGCCTTTTAACCAATTCCCATCCGATTGCCTAGAGCCTCCACGTAGAATCTAGGATTAATGTTCCATTGATGCCACTCAAGTTTCTTCTTTTTGTAGCGTCGAGAGATCCATTCAAAACTTAGACATTGTACCTCCGATAGTATGTTTGAAGGACTCCACATCTTTTTGTTAAAAACGTTATTGTTTCTTGCTTTCCAAATGCAATAAGAGCATGTCCATTTCGCCCCTTCCCATATTATCTTGCCATGCGATGTAGGACTCGAAATGGTTGAGTCTTCTTTAATAGGATCCAACGTATGGAGTTTATCACTTGGAATACCCCACCATTTTAAGAAAAGTTCCCAAACTGTTTTGACCTTACTACAATTACGTAAGCAATGATCAACGGTTTCAATTTCGTCCGAACAAAGGGGGCATAGAGTTGAGTCTAAATCTATACCCCTTTTGTCTAGTTTCACACGCACCGGTAATCTCTTTTGATTTGCTTTCCATGCGAAGATCCATACTTTTTGCGGTACTGAAGAGTTTTTCTTGATCACCGGAACATTCGAAGCAATGGGTAGACATTTCTCATCTATCAGGCCTGCGAGTTGTTTAGTTGTGAACCCGCCATCGTTACTTAGGGTCCATCTCCATTTGTCTCTCGAATCTCCCTGTAGCCAAACACCTTCGAGTTTTTTTGTAAGTTCTTGAAGATCACTTAAAGCTCTACCTCGAAGCTCTCTGCTCCAGCTCCATTCGAATTCTAAACGTCCCTCCACTTGCCTAATTCTGTCACGTACAGCTGCATGTTTATCCAATTCGAGTGCATATAGCCTTTGAAAAGAATTTTTGAGTGGTGAACTTTCTATCCACGCATCGATCCAGAACTGAATTGAGCAACCATCGCCTATTTCTTTGATCATGGAGTTTGAGAATTCGATTCCTTTTTTGTCGACGATACTCCCTGCCTTCACTATGTTTAGCCATGTCGAACCTCCACTAAAACAAGATGAAATGTTAGTGTCCCCCAAACCACCCCCGGCCCGTAAATGCTTGAAATAATTTGAACCCAAAGAGAGTTGGGGTGGCATTTGAATCGCCACCACCACTTCCCTAAGAGTGCTAAATTTTTTGCCCCTAATGACCCGATATTCAACCCGCCCTTATCGTATGGAAGTAGAACTttttcccatttaacccatgaaAGTTTTCTTTCggaacccgacccgccccaaaagaaattgCACCTTAAGGATTCGAGTAGCTTGAGCACACTAGCCGGAGCTCGGAAGATGGAGAAGAAGTATAATGGAAGGCTACTAAGTACCGCTTTCACTAGAGTCAAACGACCTCCGTAGGAAATAGATTTGCATTTCCAATCCGCTAATCTTTTCTTGAATTTTTCAACTACCGGGAGCCACGCACTTGTGTTTTTCATTTTTATTCCCACGGGAATTCCGAGATAAATTAGTGGGAATGATCCAGCAGCACAATTGAGACGAGCTGCCATATGGTCAAGTTCTTCTTTGTTAACCCCGATACCAAAAAGTTGACTCTTCGATAAATTTACCTCGAGTCCCGATAGTTCTTCGAAACAACATAATAATTTCATGAGGTTTGAGAGGTTACTACGACTCCAATCACCAAAGAGTAACATATCATCCGCGTATTGGAGGCTGGGCTTATTTTATATGCATCCTTTTTGAAGTTTCAATTGCTCAAAAAATTTACACCCTTTTATTAAGTCGTGATGAATGAATAACTGCCACAATGTATATTCCAGCGTAGTAAGTAGTAACGATAAGGCGAAATGGTATCTAACACAACTCCGATTACATATTACCATTTTTGTTTTTTCAAGAATCGAA
This genomic interval carries:
- the LOC139900291 gene encoding uncharacterized protein At4g38062-like, with amino-acid sequence MTEKVYEELDDAKAEIEKLKSEYSVKSDLCDNLKRSHSDQIKRIQELNLKLEQQAQEIETKADEVYAANQLLEDIKCKLKEKENVIKSFSSANDKLCVDFKSKLRESEEEKEKLTCTLDEANAKISDLERQNRAFMDKIEVLTEGIVSVSQKKCASESKMAKTSKQMRENGDMFEKLEEEKVKLEEELKWRNEQFKHLEEAYKKIRDNLHLKEKEWDMEKSSIRDHASSLETKMDSQIRVSEVLKRRLETCSQALACEENRRKDFEIQVSDLVNSKSELEQLISEKECKITKLEEENQELVFSFNEGENKIKSLEQIHDVKEAEWNSRFEKVVADLSSCRYELESKEARLKEIMTELDDYNSQVVKLAMEKEVMIVAMKSILIQARSNFDEEKRLLQNEIESHKKQLLQTKSELDDAKNRIKSDEAHLKVITAELNDYITQVLQLTMEKEESALMMVTMKSTLMETGSNTDEEKNLMQKLIESQKKQLMQTKDELVYAYDLLDKANEELDQSYCEVNEVEFELQIWKSIAEKLKVSLEVNQQWRRELEASLLAQVAMEINLKEENGSLICVVKEKDRIINDLEEKFAESKQNSRLQLDKKLDNWEQEWVTKELEAAILAQLEYQRIHEFEKQNFKLIVDGKDQRMNELEKIMSCLEEELDHSSDSFSSQLEKMQADMNVFHEVWEKTRTAVFIKEIEAQEKSLIIKELEKDLEKQVKFVKNCWLTVKKVSSENENLMDIIGNASQWIHKLSNEDGQVIGTLRNIMSSFDDNRPGHAELNDQFDPAKENLNLFQSPKRNMVEDNVDERSPLRTLNG
- the LOC139896634 gene encoding nicotinamidase 1; the encoded protein is MVMGTAIDLLKNELPVDAESAVLSGDVRTGLVLVDIVNGFCTVGAGPLAPTVPDKQISKMVDESTKLARIFCEKKWPVFAFLDTHHPDVPEPPYPPHCIAGTDEAKLVPDLQWLENESNVTLRCKGCIDGFLGSFDKDGSNVFVDWVTKHQIEDILVVGICTDICVLDFVCSVLSARNRGLLTPLKNVIVYSGACATYDLPPHVANGIPGALAHPQELMHHVGLYMAKGRGAKVVSEVSFASATKG
- the LOC139896633 gene encoding O-fucosyltransferase 39-like, translated to MKLHHCLFVLITTFFVPLGYASNSVMSEPNVLKPRHSSLFKGALQYLALNEQQSDLWTPLANQGWKPCVDSTSPSSLLPESSGYIQVFLDGGLNQQRMGICDAVAVAKILNATLVIPYLEVNPVWKDTSSFEDIFDVDHFINVLKDDVSIVRELPDEYTWSTREYYASAIRSTRVKNAPLHASANWYLENVSPVIESYGIAAISPFSHRLAFNNMPKEIQRLRCKVNFEALTFVSHIKSLGNMLVNRLRYPAVESKGYLQQVVDPKAGKGVGKFVALHLRFDKDMAAHSACDFGGGKEEKKALARYRKSIWQGRVSNSRFTDEELRNQGRCPLTPEEIGLLLTALGFDNSTRLYLASHKVYGGEDRISALRKLFPQIEDKKSLASAVERAQIKGKASLSAAVDYYVSMHSDIFVSASPGNMHNAVVGHRTYLNLKTIRPNMALLGQLYMNKSLNWSDFQEAVLKGQRNRLGEIKVRKAKQSIYTYPIPDCVCQQDQDACSIFM